From a region of the Ostrinia nubilalis chromosome 18, ilOstNubi1.1, whole genome shotgun sequence genome:
- the LOC135080356 gene encoding uncharacterized protein LOC135080356 has translation MKVFILFLFFALSANVDGQTVRRATLLEHRSYVLEVLEKTVHGIEDYQWCNLKIPDMTEEVKYELFGRELAGTVTFKNGYVLKVQHVDVTEASIQQVWSWATAAQVGTVDVRALLRLHDVVYGFDVEAKLNGETYVFTSTFTLRLLNFNFSILKNMATNEITVTVVGAQPATLATNLMSFIPHTDISDLVGTTFVPASTQPVVVSWGTHIIQPIVDDVVRNQVKFPEACYNC, from the exons ATGAAGGTTTTCATCCTTTTCTTGTTCTTTGCACTAAGTGCAAATGTTGATGGTCAAACTG TAAGAAGGGCGACTTTGCTGGAGCACAGGTCGTACGTGCTAGAAGTGCTCGAGAAAACCGTTCATGGTATAGAGGATTATCAATGGTGCAATTTAAAGATTCCGGATATGACCGAAGAAGTCAA ATACGAACTCTTCGGCCGCGAGCTCGCGGGCACCGTCACCTTCAAAAACGGCTACGTCTTAAAAGTCCAACACGTTGACGTCACTGAAGCTTCCATCCAGCAGGTCTGGTCGTGGGCGACGGCAGCCCAAGTGGGCACGGTGGACGTGAGAGCCCTGCTAAGGCTACATGACGTGGTCTACGGGTTTGATGTGGAGGCAAAGCTTAATGGGGAAACGTACGTGTTCACGTCGACCTTCACGCTTAGGCTGCTCAATTTCAATTTCTCG ATCCTGAAAAATATGGCTACAAATGAGATCACAGTAACTGTGGTTGGAGCTCAACCTGCGACTTTAGCCACCAACCTAATGTCCTTTATACCTCACACTGATATCAGCGATTTGGTTGGAACTACG tttgTCCCTGCGAGCACTCAACCCGTGGTTGTCTCCTGGGGGACGCACATAATCCAACCAATCGTTGATGACGTAGTAAGAAACCAAGTAAAGTTCCCTGAGGCATGCTACAACTGTTAA